In Deltaproteobacteria bacterium, the genomic window TGAGGAAGCGTTAGAGCATTGCCCTTGCGATTCGTGGTGATAAGATTGCCTCATCTTTCTCTAGGGGGTTGCTTATGAAGGGTCGAGGAGCGTTTTTTGCGTTAGCCCTGAGTTTCGTGATCGGTACAGGCGCGGCTTTGGCGGATTTGCCGGAGCCGAAACCGAAGACAGAGAACCCAAACGTAGTCGCTGGTCGTAAAGCAATCGAAGCCAAAGATTTCAAGGCGGCGGTTGGCCATCTGACCAAAGCCGTGCAGGAAGTGCCGAACGACGCTGACGCTCACAGCATGCTCGGTTTCGCCTATCGCAAGACCAATGTGTTCGACAAGTCGATGGAACACTACCAGCGGGCACTCAAGCTCGATTCCAAGCACCGCGGCGCCCATGAATATCTCGGCGAGCTCTACCTCGACATGAATCAGTTGGAAAATGCCGAGAAACAGCTGGCGGCACTTAAGAACGCCTGTCCATTTTTCGGGAAATGCAGCGAGTACGAGGATCTAAAGAAAGCGGTTGATGCTTATAAGGCTAAGAAGAAATGATGCAACCGTTAATGGCTGCCAAATCCTGAAACTTTCCGGAGCTCTTCGACTGGGCTCAGGGCGAACGGATCGGATGCTGAAATAGTTAGAAACAATCCGTTCATGCTGAGCCCGTCGAAGCATTCTTAAGGACTTTTCAGAATTCTCGCAAGCTGGACGGAGGAGGTGGCCATGGCTGAGGTTGTTAAGAAGATCGGTTTCGTCAGCGGCGGTTCAAGCTCGATGCCCCACTATGCGAGCATGGCGCCGATCATCCCCAAGGGTGTCGAGCTTGATTACCAAGGGTTGAACCTCTACGGTGAGTCGCTGTTCGGCATCGCCAATAAAAAAGACTTCATCATTAGCAGCGTGAAGAAGTTCATCGCCGAGCAAAGGTGGGATGGGGTGATCCTTACGGCAGCGCCCACGGAAGTTCTTAACCCTGGGCTCTATGCCGATATGCAAGCGGCGTTGACGATTCCGTTTACCACTGCGCTTCATGCCTGCGTCCAGGCACTGCGCGCCTATGCCGCGCCGAAAGTTCTTTTACTCACACCGTTCGACACCAAGTTGAATGATCTGATCGTTGACCATCTCGCCAATGCCGGGGTGACGGCGCTTTCTCCCAACTCCTTCGATCAGCTCGATGTCCCAAAAAAGATGACACCGGACGAAGTCTTTGACCTCGTGAAAAAGCATTTCGGAGCAGTCGGCAAGGTCGATGCGATTTACTTCCAAGGCGCTGTGCTCGATCCGATCAAGTGTCTGGATCGGATCGAGTCGGAATTAAAAGTGACGGTGATCGCAAGTAATCCGGCGATGCTTTGGTACGTGGAATCGAAGTTGGGCATCAAACATCCCGTAAGCGGCTACGGCCGGTTGTTGCGAGAGTGGCCGGCGCTGCCGTGATGATAACAGTGGTTTCGGGCTTCCGAGTTTCGCGTTTCGGGTTTTTGCTCGGTCGTGTGGCGAAGATCTCTCTCAATCCAAACATATATTCTCGGCCTCGGGCTGTTCCTGAGGAGGTCGCCTACCCCAGTGTACGCTTTAGCCAATCCGTTGCGACCCGCGAAACTTTGTCCTCAGCCCCCACATAAAAATGATCGCAGTTCGGGATGACGTGAACCTCACAAGGCCCGGCGCAGTTTTCTTTGAACCTCTCGGCGGGGTAGTTATCTATCGGTTCTTGATCACCCCGGATGAATAGCACAGGGCACTTTATTTTCGCCGCGTTCGCGACCAAGTCCGGAGCGTTTACCAAGCGGTCGAGATAAGTCTTTGCCGAGATCACCCACCACCAGTCGGGGATCAGCATGAGCTGATCCGGTTTCCCGGCTGCCATTAGCTCTTCGGCGTGTTCTTTCAGTTCGGCCGGATTGCCCGCCAATGAGTAGTTGCGTGCCGACCGTGGGTTGGTCATACGGTTGCCGCCGGCGTGGGCCGAAAGCAGAATCAGCGCTTTGGTTTCTGGGTGATTCGCGACGTGTTGGCTGGCCAACACGCCGCCGTTGCTGTGGCCAATGACGATCGGGTTTGAGAATCCTTTGCTCGCTAAATATTTCGCAGCGAGCTCGTTGTCCTCAATGCCCTGCGCGACGGTTTGATAGGCGCCGCCGACGCCGGCGCGGCGGTTGTAGGTGCTGACGGAGTCGTGGCCGCGGCGGTTGAACGGCATGAACGTGTAGCCGAGTCCGGTGATGTGCGGCGCCAGAAAGCGCGCGGCGCAGACGTAGAAGTTCATCTGATTGCCGTGGCAGTACATCGCGGCGTTTTGGCTGGGGCCATCGGGTGTGTAGTAGGCGGCGTCCAGTGGATCGGTCGGCGTTGGAATGCTGATGAGTTCGGTGCGCATCACGGAATCCTCGTCAGTATGAAATCTTTGCGCCAATATGGCTTAATGAGCGACAAATTCAAAGCGTGCCAGGAAGAGATTGGAGAAGTTCTACGGCAGAGAAACAAACCCCGCCGTTTCGCGCGGATCACGTGGGCAGCC contains:
- a CDS encoding alpha/beta hydrolase, coding for MRTELISIPTPTDPLDAAYYTPDGPSQNAAMYCHGNQMNFYVCAARFLAPHITGLGYTFMPFNRRGHDSVSTYNRRAGVGGAYQTVAQGIEDNELAAKYLASKGFSNPIVIGHSNGGVLASQHVANHPETKALILLSAHAGGNRMTNPRSARNYSLAGNPAELKEHAEELMAAGKPDQLMLIPDWWWVISAKTYLDRLVNAPDLVANAAKIKCPVLFIRGDQEPIDNYPAERFKENCAGPCEVHVIPNCDHFYVGAEDKVSRVATDWLKRTLG
- a CDS encoding tetratricopeptide repeat protein, which encodes MKGRGAFFALALSFVIGTGAALADLPEPKPKTENPNVVAGRKAIEAKDFKAAVGHLTKAVQEVPNDADAHSMLGFAYRKTNVFDKSMEHYQRALKLDSKHRGAHEYLGELYLDMNQLENAEKQLAALKNACPFFGKCSEYEDLKKAVDAYKAKKK